The Streptomyces cyaneogriseus subsp. noncyanogenus region GGCTCGGCATGCCCGCGCCCGGCGGCCACCGCTTCGGCGACGACCTCGGCGCCCTGCGCGTACGGCTGTCCACCAGCCCCCTGCTGGGCGGCACGGAGGACGAGCGCGCGGCCTGCCTCAGCTCACCCGCACCGCTGGAACTGCCACAGGTGCAACGCGCGTTGATCACCGTGAAGTCGGTCTTCGACGACCTCCGCGACGCTCAGCGATGGGAGCCTCCTCGATGACGCAGCAGCCCGAGTCGACCACGATCACCAGCACGAGCGCGCCCCACGAGGAGACCGGCGCCCAGGCGGCCACGTCATCCGCGGCGGGCCCCCTCCCGCCGCTCGCCGAGCCCCGCCCGCCGGCCGAGCGGCGGGTGTGGCCGCGTACCTTCCACGACCGGCTGACCGCCCCGCTGCCCGGCCTGAAGGCGTTCGCCCGGTTCGCCCGCGAGGGCGCCGTCAGACCCGGGCCCGAAGGACTCGCCGACATCCCCCGGCTGCCGTTCGAGCCCGGCCCGCTGCCCCGCGTCGACGCCCGCACCGTCGCCGTCACCTGGGCGGGACACGCCAGCTGGGTGGTGCGGATCGGAGGGCTGACCGTGCTCACCGACCCCGTCTGGTCCCGCCGCATCCTCGGCACGCCCGCCCGCGTCACCCCCGTCGGCGTCGCCTGGGAAGCCCTGCCCCACATCGACGCGGTCGTCATCAGCCACAACCACTACGACCACCTGGACGCGCCCACGCTGCGCAGACTCCCGCGCGACACCCCGGTGTTCGTGCCGGCCGGACTCGGCCGCTGGTTCCACCGCCGCCGCTTCACCCGCGTCACCGAGCTGGACTGGTGGGAGGCGGCCGAACTGCACGGCGTCCGCTTCGACTTCGTCCCCGCCCACCACTGGTCCAAGCGCACCCTCGTCGACACCTGCCGCACCCTGTGGGGCGGCTGGGTCCTCACCGCCCCCGCCGGACAGCGCGTGTACTTCGCCGGCGACACCGGCTACGGCCACTGGTTCTCCCGCATCGGCGACCGCTACCCCGGCATCGACCTCGCCCTGCTCCCCATCGGCGCCTACGACCCCCGCTGGTGGCTGCGCGACGTCCACTGCGACCCGGAGGAGGCGGTCCGCGCCGCCCAGGACGTCGGCGCCCGCCGCATGGCCCCCATGCACTGGGGGACGTTCGTGCTCTCCGCCGAGCCGGTCCTGGAGCCCCTCACCCGGGTCCGCGCCGCCTGGGAACGGGCGGGCCTGCCCCGGGAGGACCTGTGGGACCTGCCGGTGGGCGGCTCGCGGGTGCTGGAGTAGCGCTACCGCGCGGCCGGGCCCCGCAGCCGCCGCCACACCCCCGGCGCCGCGCCGACCAGCACCGTCAGCGCGACCGCCGCGGCCACGCCCTCCCACGGCTCCGGGAACAGCGAACCGCCCAGGATGCCGATGAGCTGGTACGTCACCGTCCAGGCCAGACAGGCCGGCAGATTGCCCCGGACGAAACGGCGCAGCGGCCACCGCGCCATCAGGCAGGCCAGCATCACCGGGATCCGGCCCGCCGGCACCAGCCGGGACAGCACCAGCACCGCCACCCCGTGACCGGCCAGCTTCTCCTGCGCCTGCGCCAGCCGGTCCTCCGGCGCCCGCGCCCGGATCGCCGCCAGCCAGCGCGAGCCGTTCTTCGAGCCCATGCCGCGCCGCCCCAGCCAGTACAGCGCCACGTCCCCGAGGAACGCCGCCAGCGACGCCGTCACGAACACCAGCGCCAGCGCGAACGGCGCCGTCTGGTGGAAGGCCACCACCGCCGCCGAACTCACCAGCGCGCCCGTCGGCACCACCGGCACCAGCGCCCCGATCAGCACCAGCAGGAACAACGACGGGTAGCCCAGCGCCTGTTGCGTGGTCTCCGGAGGGACGGTCGTCGACGCGGCGGCCAGCCAGGTCACCGCGCGACCTCCGGGCGCACGCTCTCCCCGTGCGCGAGCCGGTGCACCGCCACGCCCGGCGCCCGCAGCGCCGCCAGGCGCACGAAGTCATCCCCCGGCGCGTGGAATTCATGGGGGCGCACGGCGTCCATCCCGATGGGCCAGTACGTGCCGTAGTGCACCGGTACCGCGCTCCCCGGCGCCAGCCGGGCCAGCGCCTCGGCCGCCCGCCCCGGGTCCAGGTGCCCCTCCCCGAGGAAGGGCCCCCAGCCGCCCACCGGCAGCAGCGCCACGTCGACCGGCCCGACCTCCTTCTCCATCTCGTCGAACAGGCCGGTGTCCCCGGCGAAGTACGTCCTGGCCTCGCCCTCGACGACATAGCCGAGCGCGGGGGAGCGGTGCGGCCCGAACGGCAGCCGCCGCCCGTCGTGCCGCGCCGGAACCGCCCGTACGACGAGGTCCCCGACGGCCGTGACATCGCCGGGCGCCACCTCGCTCACCCGCAGATGGCGCAGCCGGCGCAGCCCCGGCACCGCGCGTGGC contains the following coding sequences:
- a CDS encoding MBL fold metallo-hydrolase, whose translation is MTQQPESTTITSTSAPHEETGAQAATSSAAGPLPPLAEPRPPAERRVWPRTFHDRLTAPLPGLKAFARFAREGAVRPGPEGLADIPRLPFEPGPLPRVDARTVAVTWAGHASWVVRIGGLTVLTDPVWSRRILGTPARVTPVGVAWEALPHIDAVVISHNHYDHLDAPTLRRLPRDTPVFVPAGLGRWFHRRRFTRVTELDWWEAAELHGVRFDFVPAHHWSKRTLVDTCRTLWGGWVLTAPAGQRVYFAGDTGYGHWFSRIGDRYPGIDLALLPIGAYDPRWWLRDVHCDPEEAVRAAQDVGARRMAPMHWGTFVLSAEPVLEPLTRVRAAWERAGLPREDLWDLPVGGSRVLE
- a CDS encoding DedA family protein gives rise to the protein MTWLAAASTTVPPETTQQALGYPSLFLLVLIGALVPVVPTGALVSSAAVVAFHQTAPFALALVFVTASLAAFLGDVALYWLGRRGMGSKNGSRWLAAIRARAPEDRLAQAQEKLAGHGVAVLVLSRLVPAGRIPVMLACLMARWPLRRFVRGNLPACLAWTVTYQLIGILGGSLFPEPWEGVAAAVALTVLVGAAPGVWRRLRGPAAR
- a CDS encoding MBL fold metallo-hydrolase, which produces MPVEVTWWGHATCTVEDSHIRVLTDPLFTRRLAHLRRRRGALPPPDAWRADVALVSHLHADHLHLPSLARLAPGTRLLVPRGAPRAVPGLRRLRHLRVSEVAPGDVTAVGDLVVRAVPARHDGRRLPFGPHRSPALGYVVEGEARTYFAGDTGLFDEMEKEVGPVDVALLPVGGWGPFLGEGHLDPGRAAEALARLAPGSAVPVHYGTYWPIGMDAVRPHEFHAPGDDFVRLAALRAPGVAVHRLAHGESVRPEVAR